The DNA sequence CGCGGGCCTTGCGGGCGGCCTCGCGCGCGGCGGCCGCCTCCACGATCTTGCCCATGATTTCCTGGGCTTCCTTCGGGTGTTCCTCAAACCATTCGGCGAGCTTTTCGCCCATCATGCTCTCGACCACCGGGCGCACCTCGGAGGAGACGAGCTTGTCTTTCGTCTGGGAGCTGAATTTCGGGTCAGGCACTTTCACCGACAGGACGCAGGTGAGGCCTTCGCGGGCATCGTCACCGGAAATCTCGACCTTGGCCTTCTTCGCCAGGCCCGTCTCGTTGGCGTATTTGTTGATGATCCGCGTCAGCGCCCCGCGGAAACCGGCAAGGTGCGTGCCGCCGTCGCGCTGGGGGATGTTGTTGGTGAAGCAGAGCACGTTCTCGTGGTAGCTGTCGGTCCACTCCAGCGCCGCTTCGACGGTGATGCCGTCCTTCTCGCCGATGGCATAGACAGGTTCCGGGATCAGCTTGCCCTTGGCCTTGTCGAGGTGTTCGACGAACGCCTTCACGCCGCCTTCGTACATCAGGTCGATCTCGTAGGGCTCAGCCTCACGCTCGTCGCGGAAGATGATGTGCACGCCGGAGTTCAGGAAGGCGAGTTCCCGCAGACGGTGTTCCAGCGTCTTGCGGTCATAATTCGTCATCGTGAAGGTGGAGGACGCCGCCAGGAAACGCACCGCGGTGCCGGTATAGGGCTTGCCCTTGTCGGTCACCGGGGAGGCGCCGCGCGTCTCCAGCGGGGCCTCGACGAAGCCGCCATTGATGAAGCGGACCCAGTGTTCCTTGCCTTCGCGGTGGATGGTCAGTTCCAGCCAGTCCGACAGCGCGTTGACCACGGACACGCCCACGCCGTGCAGACCGCCGGAAACCTTGTAGGAGTTCTGGTCGAACTTCCCGCCGGCGTGCAGCTGGGTCATGATCACTTCGGCCGCAGAGACGCCCTCGGTCGGGTGCATGCCCACGGGAATGCCGCGGCCATTGTCGGTGATTTCGGCAGAGCCGTCGGGGTAGAGGGTGACCGTCACGCGGTCGGCATGGCCGGCCAGCGCTTCGTCGATGGCGTTGTCCACCACCTCGTAGATCATGTGGTGCAGGCCGGAGCCGTCGTCGGTGTCGCCGATATACATGCCGGGGCGTTTGCGCACGGCTTCGAGGCCCTTCAGGACCTTGATGGAGCCTGCGCCGTACTCGGCATTCTCGCCCTGCGTTTCTTCAGCCATGAGGCTTCCCCGTCGATTCTGTAGATTCGCCTTCAAATATAGGGGATTAACCCCTCAGAGGGAACCGAAACGGGGGTTATTTTACAGCTTAATGATGGTGCAAATTACCCCTGCAAAAACAAGGTGTTGCAGGGGCAAAATCGGGGCGCTGAGGCGGGTCCTCCGGGATCAGACCTTCGGGGGTGGTTTCCGGTGCTTTTTCAGCGGTTTGGCGCCCTTCTGGAACGCCGGTTTACCGCCCTTGGGGCCGCCTTTGCCCGCGGGACGGGAGGGCTTGCCCTTGCCGCGCATCGGCGGTTTCCAGCCATCCTTGGCATGCACCTTGGAGAATTTCTTCGCCGGCTTTGCAGGCTTCTCCCGGTCGTCCTGGATATAGTCTGTCTGCGGGGAGGGTGCGCGTTCGGCTGCGGCCGGGGCGTCGTCCCGGGCAGCCTTCTTCTCATAGGGCTTCTTGCCGGAGAATTTGCGCTGGGCATCCGGATCGTACGGTTTCTTGCGCAGGCGCGGGGCCGGCCGCTCGCCGCGGTCGTCCCGGTCGAAGCGGGCCGGTGCAGGCGGCGCACCGTCGAGCCGCGAGGCACGCAGGCTTTTCTCCACCGTGCCGTTCTCTCCGATCGTCTCGAAGAAGCGGGCCGCAGCGTCGCGGGTCAGCTCGACATGCGTGTCGCCCGGATTGATGCGGATGGCGCCGATATCGTCGCGGGACAGGCCACCGGCCTTGCAGAGGACGGGCAGGATCCAGCGCGCTTCAGCGTTCTTCTTGCGGCCGACATTCAGCTGCACCCAGACGGCATCGTCGAAGCCCTTGCGTTCGGTCTTGTGGCGTTTCTCACGTGGCTCGCGTTCGGGCCTGTCGCTGCGCTCTCCGCGTTCGCGGCGCTTCGGTGGGGACGTGTCCACCTCGCGCAGGTCTTCGGGCGCTGAGCGGCCTTCACGCTGTTTGCGCAGGAAAGCGGCGGCCACCTGTTCGGGCCCGTGCTGTTCCAGCAGGGCGTCGATCATGGCGCGCTCGCTCTCGTGCACGGGGCGGGTGAGGGACGGGTCGGCCAGCAGGCGGGCATCGTCCAGCGCGTTGATTTCGTCAGCCGACGGCGGCGTACCCCAGGTCGCTTCGATCCGGGCATCGCCCAGCAGGCGTTCGACGCGGCGCCGGGCTTTCGGTGCCACGATCAGCGCACTGACGCCCTTGCGCCCGGCCCGGCCTGTGCGGCCCGAGCGGTGCAGCAGTGTGGCCGGATCGCGCGGCAGGTCTGCGTGGATGACAAGACCCAGATTGTCGAGGTCGAGGCCGCGGGCGGCGACATCCGTCGCGATGCAGACGCGGGCGCGGCCATCGCGCAGGGACTGGAGCGCGTTGGAGCGTTCCTTCTGGCTGAGCTCTCCCGAAAGGGCGACAACCGGAAAGCCGCGATTGCCCATGCGGCTCATCAATTTGTTCACCGCTGCGCGTGTCGTGCAGAAGACGAGCGCGCTTTCGCTGTCCGAGTGGCGGACGATATTGACGATGGCATTCTCTTCGTCGCCCGGCGCAACCAGAAGCGCGCGGTATTCGATGTCGACATGCTGGCGTTGTTCGGATTCGGTGCGGACGCGTTCGGCGTCCTTCTGGTAACGGGCCGCAAGGTTGGCGATGCCTTTTGGCACGGTGGCCGAGAACATCAGGGTGCGGCGGGAGTCCGGCGTGCCCTGCAGGATGTGCTCAAGCTCGTCACGGAAGCCCATGTCCAGCATCTCGTCGGCTTCGTCCAGCACAACGACGCGGATACCCGTCGTATCCAGCGAGCCGCGCTTGATATGGTCCGACAAGCGGCCGGGTGTGCCGACAACGATATGGGCGCCGCGGGCCAGGGCCTTGCGCTCGTCGCGCATGTCCATGCCGCCGACACAGGTGGCGAGGCGTGCGCCAGCCGGGCCGTAAAGCCAGGTCAGCTCGCGGGCGACCTGCATGGCCAGTTCGCGCGTCGGCGCCACGATCAGGGCCAGCGGTGTCTCAGCGCGGGACAGGCGGTCTTCCTCGCCCAGCAGCTCGCCCGCCATGGCGAGGCCGAAGGCAACGGTCTTGCCGGAGCCGGTCTGAGCGGAAACGAGCAGGTCACGCCCGGCGAGCGAAGGCTCGATCACGGCAGACTGGACCTGGGTGAGGGCGTCATACCCCTTATTGGAAAGGGCTTCGGCGAGTGCCGAGGGAACGG is a window from the uncultured Hyphomonas sp. genome containing:
- the gyrB gene encoding DNA topoisomerase (ATP-hydrolyzing) subunit B; the protein is MAEETQGENAEYGAGSIKVLKGLEAVRKRPGMYIGDTDDGSGLHHMIYEVVDNAIDEALAGHADRVTVTLYPDGSAEITDNGRGIPVGMHPTEGVSAAEVIMTQLHAGGKFDQNSYKVSGGLHGVGVSVVNALSDWLELTIHREGKEHWVRFINGGFVEAPLETRGASPVTDKGKPYTGTAVRFLAASSTFTMTNYDRKTLEHRLRELAFLNSGVHIIFRDEREAEPYEIDLMYEGGVKAFVEHLDKAKGKLIPEPVYAIGEKDGITVEAALEWTDSYHENVLCFTNNIPQRDGGTHLAGFRGALTRIINKYANETGLAKKAKVEISGDDAREGLTCVLSVKVPDPKFSSQTKDKLVSSEVRPVVESMMGEKLAEWFEEHPKEAQEIMGKIVEAAAAREAARKARELTRRKSALDITSLPGKLADCQEKDPAKSEIFIVEGDSAGGSAKQGRSRDNQAILPLRGKILNVERARFDKMLSSDQVGTLIMALGAGIGRDEFDINKLRYHKIIIMTDADVDGAHIRTLLLTFFYRQMPEVIERGYLYIAQPPLYKVTRGRSERYVKDDAELESYLIGEGTDGESLILADGTTIAGEDLRDRVRQASNFQANLRRLALRASGDLIEHAALSGALAASAGEDEAAKTAERLNRFAEEGEDTWAGRFVEGALVLQRTVRSVDETVTLPPALIASQDAQRLAERAAGLAEMYDQPAILRQDKGGEVTVHGPSSLLKAVLDSGRKGLKVQRYKGLGEMNADQLWETTLDSNARTLLQVRVDHMEEADDMFTKLMGDVVEPRREFIEENALDAEVDV
- a CDS encoding DEAD/DEAH box helicase encodes the protein MSVYPSVPSALAEALSNKGYDALTQVQSAVIEPSLAGRDLLVSAQTGSGKTVAFGLAMAGELLGEEDRLSRAETPLALIVAPTRELAMQVARELTWLYGPAGARLATCVGGMDMRDERKALARGAHIVVGTPGRLSDHIKRGSLDTTGIRVVVLDEADEMLDMGFRDELEHILQGTPDSRRTLMFSATVPKGIANLAARYQKDAERVRTESEQRQHVDIEYRALLVAPGDEENAIVNIVRHSDSESALVFCTTRAAVNKLMSRMGNRGFPVVALSGELSQKERSNALQSLRDGRARVCIATDVAARGLDLDNLGLVIHADLPRDPATLLHRSGRTGRAGRKGVSALIVAPKARRRVERLLGDARIEATWGTPPSADEINALDDARLLADPSLTRPVHESERAMIDALLEQHGPEQVAAAFLRKQREGRSAPEDLREVDTSPPKRRERGERSDRPEREPREKRHKTERKGFDDAVWVQLNVGRKKNAEARWILPVLCKAGGLSRDDIGAIRINPGDTHVELTRDAAARFFETIGENGTVEKSLRASRLDGAPPAPARFDRDDRGERPAPRLRKKPYDPDAQRKFSGKKPYEKKAARDDAPAAAERAPSPQTDYIQDDREKPAKPAKKFSKVHAKDGWKPPMRGKGKPSRPAGKGGPKGGKPAFQKGAKPLKKHRKPPPKV